From Psychrobacillus sp. FSL K6-2836, a single genomic window includes:
- the hemC gene encoding hydroxymethylbilane synthase, translating to MRKIIVGSRRSKLALTQTNWFIQQMKDMGAPFEFEVKEIVTKGDQILDVTLSKVGGKGLFVKEIEQALYDKEIDFAVHSMKDMPSVLPEGLVMGCTPKRVDERDAFISTGHVKFADLPKGAVIGTSSLRRSAQLLLLRPDIEIKWIRGNVDTRLQKLQDGEYDAIILAAAGLKRLGWSDEVVTEYLSPEDCIPAVGQGALAIECRADDQELIDELSKLSDRDTWVAVEAERAFLAAMDGGCQVPIAGHATISGDKITMTALVAAPDASIVYKEILTGINADALGKELARIVTEQGAYDLIQQVKADLNV from the coding sequence ATGCGTAAAATTATTGTAGGATCTAGAAGAAGTAAGTTAGCTTTAACTCAAACTAATTGGTTTATTCAACAAATGAAAGATATGGGAGCACCTTTTGAGTTTGAAGTGAAAGAGATTGTGACTAAGGGAGACCAAATTTTGGATGTTACACTTTCAAAAGTTGGAGGAAAGGGACTTTTTGTGAAAGAAATAGAACAGGCCCTTTACGACAAAGAAATCGACTTTGCTGTGCATAGTATGAAGGATATGCCTTCTGTATTACCTGAAGGTTTAGTCATGGGATGTACACCAAAACGTGTGGATGAACGTGATGCTTTTATATCAACAGGCCATGTGAAATTTGCTGATCTTCCAAAAGGAGCGGTAATTGGGACAAGTAGTTTAAGAAGAAGTGCCCAGCTATTATTATTACGTCCGGACATCGAGATTAAATGGATTCGTGGTAATGTAGATACTCGCCTGCAAAAATTACAAGATGGCGAATATGATGCAATTATTTTAGCAGCAGCAGGTTTAAAACGTTTAGGCTGGAGCGATGAGGTCGTAACAGAATATTTATCTCCCGAGGATTGCATACCTGCAGTTGGACAAGGGGCTCTTGCTATTGAGTGCCGTGCAGATGATCAAGAATTAATCGATGAGCTATCCAAGCTTTCTGACCGTGATACATGGGTTGCAGTTGAAGCAGAGCGCGCATTTTTAGCGGCAATGGACGGTGGATGTCAGGTGCCGATTGCTGGACATGCAACAATTAGTGGGGATAAAATTACAATGACAGCTCTAGTTGCTGCACCGGATGCATCGATCGTATATAAAGAAATTCTAACTGGTATAAATGCGGATGCCCTTGGAAAAGAACTGGCACGTATTGTTACGGAACAAGGAGCATACGATTTAATCCAACAAGTGAAGGCAGATTTGAATGTTTAA
- a CDS encoding uroporphyrinogen-III synthase, which yields MFNNAPLLGENVIFTGILRSSEASDLVEGLGGNAVIAPMIATKEIVSPQDLDQLEKCNLYDWLIFTSQSSVKAFQSKMVKYRLDASFFKAKIAVVGIKTANAIETLGLTVDFTPTIFSADIFVQEFPTVASLTDRCLFVKGNLAKDTITAGLNHEVDEWTIYETVELEENKELVKKLLMSEEKCSIIFTSPSTAEVFHRSIGVSFGYEHITVCAIGHITKHFLESMKVSVQVMPVTYTLRDVIVKLAEWKGRV from the coding sequence ATGTTTAATAATGCTCCTTTGTTAGGAGAGAATGTCATTTTTACGGGCATTCTAAGGTCATCGGAAGCATCAGACCTTGTAGAAGGTCTTGGTGGGAACGCGGTAATCGCTCCGATGATTGCGACAAAGGAGATAGTTAGTCCTCAAGATTTAGATCAACTAGAGAAATGTAACTTATATGACTGGCTTATTTTTACTAGTCAAAGTAGTGTGAAGGCATTTCAATCGAAGATGGTAAAGTATCGTCTGGATGCAAGTTTTTTTAAAGCTAAAATTGCGGTGGTTGGGATAAAAACAGCCAATGCCATTGAAACCTTGGGATTAACAGTCGATTTTACCCCAACTATATTTAGTGCGGATATATTTGTTCAGGAATTTCCAACAGTAGCATCCTTAACGGATCGTTGTTTATTTGTTAAAGGGAATCTTGCCAAAGATACAATCACAGCCGGACTGAACCATGAAGTAGATGAATGGACTATATATGAAACAGTGGAGCTCGAGGAAAACAAGGAACTTGTGAAGAAGCTATTAATGAGCGAGGAAAAGTGTTCGATTATCTTTACGAGTCCTTCGACAGCCGAGGTTTTTCACCGAAGTATTGGGGTTAGTTTTGGATATGAACATATCACAGTTTGTGCAATCGGACATATTACAAAGCATTTTTTAGAGTCTATGAAGGTTTCTGTGCAGGTTATGCCAGTTACGTATACTTTAAGAGATGTCATCGTTAAATTAGCGGAATGGAAAGGAAGAGTGTAA
- the hemB gene encoding porphobilinogen synthase: MTELFFQRHRRLRQSAGIRAMVKETYLHKEDFIYPIFVMEGENIKNEVSSMPGVFQFSLDRLAEEVDEVVNLGIPSVILFGLPAEKDAVGSGAYHDHGIVQKAIRFIKERHPHLIVIADTCLCEFTDHGHCGVVDENERILNDPSLDLLAKTAISQAEAGADIIAPSNMMDGFVAAIRLGLDEAGYKDVPIMSYAVKYASAYYGPFREAADGAPKFGDRKTYQMDYSNRMEAIREASSDVQEGADFLIVKPALSYLDIIRDVKNTFATPIVAYNVSGEYAMVKAAAINGWINEKETVLETLTGMKRAGADMILTYHAKDAARWLEEK; this comes from the coding sequence ATGACTGAATTATTTTTTCAACGTCATCGTCGTTTAAGACAATCAGCTGGTATTCGAGCAATGGTAAAGGAAACTTATTTACATAAGGAAGATTTCATCTATCCTATATTCGTGATGGAAGGCGAGAATATTAAAAACGAAGTATCATCGATGCCTGGCGTTTTCCAATTCTCTCTTGACCGTTTAGCAGAGGAAGTAGACGAAGTAGTAAATTTAGGAATTCCTTCGGTTATATTATTCGGACTTCCTGCTGAAAAGGATGCAGTTGGTTCTGGGGCATATCATGATCATGGAATTGTTCAAAAAGCGATCCGCTTCATCAAAGAACGCCATCCACATTTGATCGTAATTGCGGATACTTGTCTATGTGAATTTACAGACCATGGGCATTGTGGCGTAGTGGATGAAAATGAACGTATTTTAAATGATCCTTCCCTTGATTTGTTAGCAAAAACGGCGATAAGTCAAGCAGAAGCCGGTGCAGATATTATTGCTCCTTCAAATATGATGGATGGTTTTGTAGCTGCAATTCGTCTTGGTCTAGATGAAGCTGGATATAAAGATGTGCCAATTATGTCCTATGCAGTAAAATATGCATCGGCATATTACGGACCTTTCCGTGAAGCAGCAGACGGTGCACCAAAATTCGGTGATCGCAAAACTTACCAAATGGATTATTCGAATCGTATGGAAGCAATCCGAGAAGCTTCATCCGATGTACAAGAGGGTGCAGATTTCCTAATTGTAAAACCTGCATTATCTTACTTAGATATTATTCGCGATGTAAAAAATACATTTGCTACTCCGATTGTTGCGTACAATGTAAGTGGAGAATATGCGATGGTCAAAGCGGCAGCGATTAATGGCTGGATCAACGAAAAAGAAACAGTGCTTGAAACACTAACAGGAATGAAGCGAGCAGGTGCAGATATGATCTTAACATATCATGCTAAAGATGCTGCCCGTTGGTTGGAGGAAAAATAA
- the hemL gene encoding glutamate-1-semialdehyde 2,1-aminomutase, with amino-acid sequence MTKSYEQSKQAFTEAKELMPGGVNSPVRAFKSVDMDPIFMESGKGAILTDIDGNEYIDYVLSWGPLILGHTEPNVVKAIQQVAETGTSFGASTLIENKLAKLVMERVPSIEMVRMVSSGTEATMSALRLARGYTGRNKILKFEGSYHGHGDSLLIKAGSGVATLGLPDSPGVPESIAKNTIAVPYNDLESVRHVFENFGDDLAAVIVEPVAGNMGVVPPVEGFLEGLRELTEKHGTVLIFDEVMTGFRVGYNCAQGYFGITPDLTCLGKVIGGGLPVGAFGGKREIMEMIAPAGPVYQAGTLSGNPLAMTAGYETLTRLNEKSYDYFIQLGDILEKGFREAATKYNIPHTVNRAGSMIGFFLTNEDVINFDTAKTSDLELFAKYFRLMAEEGIYLPPSQFEGLFLSSAHTVEHIEKTIQAFHTVFEKLSNN; translated from the coding sequence ATGACAAAATCATATGAGCAGTCTAAACAAGCATTTACAGAAGCGAAAGAGTTAATGCCAGGTGGAGTAAATAGTCCTGTACGTGCATTTAAATCAGTCGATATGGATCCAATTTTCATGGAAAGTGGAAAAGGCGCAATTTTAACAGACATCGATGGTAATGAATATATTGATTATGTTTTATCATGGGGTCCGCTTATTTTAGGGCATACGGAACCAAACGTTGTAAAAGCAATTCAGCAGGTTGCTGAAACAGGCACAAGCTTCGGAGCTTCTACATTGATCGAAAACAAATTAGCAAAGCTAGTAATGGAGCGTGTTCCATCTATCGAGATGGTTCGTATGGTTTCTTCTGGTACGGAAGCAACGATGAGCGCACTTCGTTTAGCTCGAGGTTACACAGGACGTAACAAAATTTTGAAATTTGAAGGTAGCTATCACGGACACGGAGACAGCTTATTGATAAAGGCTGGATCTGGAGTTGCGACACTTGGATTACCAGATAGTCCAGGTGTACCTGAGTCTATTGCAAAAAACACAATAGCAGTACCTTATAATGATTTAGAAAGCGTACGCCATGTATTTGAAAACTTTGGAGATGACTTAGCAGCGGTAATCGTTGAGCCTGTAGCGGGTAATATGGGTGTTGTTCCTCCAGTTGAAGGATTCTTAGAAGGTTTACGTGAGTTAACTGAAAAACACGGAACAGTATTAATCTTTGATGAGGTTATGACTGGCTTCCGAGTAGGATACAACTGTGCACAAGGATATTTCGGTATTACACCGGATTTAACTTGTTTAGGTAAGGTTATTGGCGGCGGACTTCCTGTAGGAGCATTTGGCGGGAAACGTGAAATCATGGAAATGATTGCACCTGCTGGACCTGTATACCAAGCAGGTACACTTTCAGGTAATCCTTTAGCGATGACAGCTGGGTATGAAACATTAACCCGTTTAAATGAAAAATCATATGATTACTTTATACAGCTTGGGGATATACTTGAAAAAGGTTTCCGAGAAGCAGCAACAAAATATAATATTCCACATACAGTGAATCGTGCTGGTTCTATGATAGGTTTCTTCTTAACCAATGAAGACGTGATTAACTTCGATACAGCGAAAACATCTGATCTAGAATTGTTCGCTAAGTATTTCCGTCTCATGGCAGAGGAAGGGATTTATCTGCCACCTTCGCAGTTTGAAGGATTATTCCTATCAAGCGCACATACTGTAGAGCATATTGAGAAAACAATTCAAGCATTCCATACAGTTTTCGAAAAATTATCTAATAACTAA
- a CDS encoding GTP cyclohydrolase II, producing the protein MQNVKEISNDVVNVLKDKIQVIKTDESSIYLVGPIRLPVNLNGNTVIFQWYSWLNSNEYTEDIGQIINNLSSSNLAEYQQSSVLVYGDFKETEESLIRMHSICHTGDIFGSKRCDCGFQLKQSMQMIVDNGAGALFYLANHEGRGIGLFSKAMAYILQENGSDTVDANEKLGFVDDSRNYGDAIEVLKVLRTKPVTLITNNPKKVKALKDAGLSVAGRTPLWGDVSEFNENYLHTKINRSGHMEEEGTFQND; encoded by the coding sequence ATGCAAAATGTTAAGGAAATATCAAATGATGTAGTGAATGTATTAAAAGATAAAATTCAAGTTATTAAAACCGATGAAAGTTCGATTTATTTAGTCGGACCGATTCGTTTGCCAGTAAATTTAAATGGGAATACGGTTATATTCCAGTGGTATAGCTGGTTAAATAGTAATGAATATACTGAGGATATTGGTCAAATTATCAACAATTTATCCTCCTCTAACTTAGCGGAATACCAACAGTCCAGTGTGTTAGTTTATGGAGATTTTAAAGAGACAGAGGAGTCACTAATTCGCATGCATTCCATTTGCCATACAGGTGATATTTTTGGCAGTAAGCGTTGTGACTGTGGTTTCCAATTAAAACAGTCGATGCAAATGATTGTTGATAACGGGGCAGGAGCATTATTCTATTTAGCAAACCATGAAGGTAGAGGAATTGGCCTTTTCAGTAAAGCAATGGCCTATATACTACAGGAAAATGGTTCGGATACAGTGGATGCCAATGAAAAACTTGGTTTTGTGGATGATTCTAGAAATTACGGTGATGCAATCGAAGTTTTAAAAGTATTGCGCACGAAACCAGTTACATTAATAACGAATAATCCCAAAAAAGTAAAAGCATTAAAGGACGCAGGTTTATCTGTAGCGGGACGTACACCATTATGGGGGGATGTGTCGGAATTCAATGAGAATTACTTACACACGAAAATAAATCGCTCAGGACATATGGAGGAAGAAGGTACTTTTCAAAATGACTAG
- the ribD gene encoding bifunctional diaminohydroxyphosphoribosylaminopyrimidine deaminase/5-amino-6-(5-phosphoribosylamino)uracil reductase RibD, whose protein sequence is MTSHAFYMDLALQNARAMKGQTDPNPLVGAVIVNDNRIVGIGAHMKPGEPHAEIHAIRMAGEHAKGATIYVTLEPCSHHGRTGPCAEAIVEAGIETVVIATLDPNPIVSGRGVKILKDAGIQVISGIQEQASQKMNEVFNKFIVTEKPFVTLKSGITLDGKIATHTAHSKWITSADAREDVHHLRNENLAILVGVNTVIEDNPELTTRIENGRNPIRIVLDSTLKIPLDAKLVTDNLAETWIFTSANYDNDKKEKLVNEGVRIFHTTDSNHVNVQEVVQLLGENSISSLLIEGGGTINAAFLENHLIDKAVIYIAPKLIGGKNAPTFMEGSGIDLMSDAVELVDTDIQKIGKDFKFVGYPTYK, encoded by the coding sequence ATGACTAGTCATGCATTTTACATGGATCTTGCACTGCAAAATGCTCGTGCTATGAAAGGGCAAACAGATCCGAATCCATTAGTAGGAGCAGTTATCGTAAATGATAATCGAATTGTTGGCATAGGTGCACATATGAAACCCGGTGAGCCCCACGCGGAAATTCATGCTATTAGAATGGCGGGGGAACATGCCAAGGGTGCTACAATCTATGTGACACTTGAACCCTGTTCGCATCACGGAAGAACAGGTCCTTGTGCAGAAGCAATTGTAGAGGCTGGTATTGAAACGGTTGTTATTGCGACGCTCGATCCAAATCCAATCGTATCTGGACGAGGTGTTAAAATTCTAAAAGATGCAGGAATTCAAGTAATTTCAGGCATTCAAGAGCAAGCTTCTCAAAAGATGAACGAAGTATTCAATAAATTTATCGTAACGGAAAAACCTTTTGTCACATTGAAATCAGGTATAACGCTAGATGGTAAAATCGCTACACACACTGCTCATAGTAAATGGATTACATCGGCAGATGCACGTGAGGATGTTCATCATCTTAGAAATGAGAATTTGGCCATTTTAGTTGGTGTTAATACAGTTATAGAGGATAATCCCGAGCTGACTACTCGTATTGAAAATGGACGTAATCCGATACGTATAGTCCTGGACTCCACATTAAAGATCCCATTAGATGCAAAGCTCGTTACGGATAATTTAGCAGAAACATGGATTTTCACAAGTGCTAATTATGATAACGATAAAAAAGAGAAGCTTGTAAATGAAGGAGTTCGTATTTTCCATACAACGGATTCTAATCATGTTAATGTACAAGAAGTCGTTCAATTATTAGGTGAAAACTCTATCTCCTCGTTATTGATTGAAGGTGGGGGCACGATTAATGCAGCGTTTTTGGAGAACCACTTAATCGATAAAGCCGTTATTTATATTGCACCTAAACTAATTGGTGGCAAAAATGCTCCTACATTTATGGAAGGTAGCGGTATCGACTTAATGAGTGATGCGGTTGAGCTAGTTGATACGGATATTCAAAAAATAGGAAAAGACTTTAAGTTTGTTGGCTATCCAACTTACAAATAA
- a CDS encoding 5' nucleotidase, NT5C type produces the protein MKFGFDIDDTLINLREHAFHIYNEKLGQQVAIDKFHALDKVEIHELFGMSDEAGSKMWNETLEQIYYTNCPTYSDAVETLVTLQEQGHEVYYITARPAEHREKTMKWLVEQGFPVDEERFYCGMKDQAKVNIIRDLQLDYYFDDKPDVLNTLTDDTLQVFVKTQSYNQHLTIPRLTNWSELKQIIEENEHEKQF, from the coding sequence ATGAAATTTGGTTTTGATATTGACGATACATTGATCAATCTAAGAGAGCATGCTTTTCATATTTATAACGAAAAGTTAGGACAACAAGTGGCAATAGATAAGTTTCATGCATTAGATAAAGTAGAAATACATGAACTGTTCGGGATGTCCGATGAAGCAGGTTCAAAAATGTGGAATGAAACATTGGAACAAATATATTACACGAATTGTCCTACTTATTCAGATGCTGTAGAAACGTTAGTTACGCTACAGGAACAGGGGCATGAGGTTTACTATATTACGGCTAGACCAGCAGAGCACAGAGAAAAAACGATGAAATGGCTAGTTGAACAGGGTTTCCCGGTCGATGAAGAGAGATTTTATTGTGGTATGAAAGATCAAGCTAAAGTGAATATTATTCGAGACTTACAGTTGGATTATTATTTCGACGACAAGCCCGATGTATTAAATACATTGACGGATGATACATTACAGGTATTTGTAAAAACGCAATCGTATAACCAACATCTAACTATTCCAAGGCTTACGAATTGGTCGGAACTAAAACAGATTATAGAAGAAAACGAACATGAAAAGCAATTCTAA
- a CDS encoding valine--tRNA ligase, whose amino-acid sequence MTNETTMSTKYDPQSIEKGRYEWWLEGKYFEAHPESDKEPYTIVIPPPNVTGKLHLGHAWDTTLQDIIIRMKRMQGYDALWLPGMDHAGIATQAKVEEKLRSENITRYDLGREKFVEETWKWKEEYAGHIRAQWAKLGLGLDYSRERFTLDEGLSNAVKEVFVKLYNKGLIYRGEYIINWDPATKTALSDIEVIHKDVQGAFYHMHYPLADGTGSIDVATTRPETMLGDTAVAVHPEDDRYKHLIGKTVKLPIIGREIPIVGDDYVDMEFGSGAVKITPAHDPNDFEIGNRHNLQRILVMNEDGTMNKNAASYDGMDRFECRKQIVKDLQDAGILFKIEEHMHSVGHSERSGAVVEPYLSLQWFVKMKPLAEETIKLQATEEKVNFVPDRFEKQYLHWMENIHDWCISRQLWWGHRIPAWYHKETGEVYVGHEAPADAENWNQDNDVLDTWFSSALWPFSTLGWPDAENEEFKKYYPTNTLATGYDILTFWVSRMIFQGIEFTGTRPFNDVLIHGLVRAEDGSKMSKSLGNGIDPMVVIDQYGADSLRYFLSTGSSPGQDLRYSTEKVEAVWNFANKIWNASRFALMNMDGLKFEEINLDGKKSVADAWILTRLNETIEQVTRLSERYEFGEVGRALYNFIWDDFCDWYIEMAKLPLNGEDEAAKNMTRSVLAYVLDNTMRLLHPFMPFITEEIWQNLPHEGESITVAAWPTVNESLSNKEEADNMKLLSEIIRSVRNIRSEVQTPMSKKVPLYVSAKDANTLAVLEANAKYLERFCNPEPLVIGLDLDAPSQSMSAVVTGAVLYLPLQGLIDIEAEKARLTKELEKWAKEVKLVQGKLSNERFVSKAPEAVVAEERAKEADYLEKHASVLKRMEELNNL is encoded by the coding sequence ATGACAAACGAAACAACGATGTCCACAAAGTATGATCCGCAGTCGATTGAAAAGGGTCGGTATGAATGGTGGCTAGAAGGAAAATACTTCGAAGCTCATCCAGAAAGCGATAAAGAACCTTATACAATCGTAATTCCACCTCCAAATGTAACGGGTAAACTACATTTAGGTCATGCGTGGGATACTACATTACAAGATATTATTATTCGCATGAAACGTATGCAAGGATATGATGCGTTATGGCTGCCAGGTATGGACCATGCAGGTATCGCAACACAAGCAAAAGTAGAGGAAAAACTACGTTCTGAAAACATCACACGATATGATTTAGGTCGCGAAAAATTTGTCGAAGAAACATGGAAGTGGAAAGAAGAATATGCTGGTCATATTCGTGCACAATGGGCAAAACTTGGACTTGGCTTAGATTACTCACGCGAGCGCTTCACTTTAGATGAAGGATTATCAAATGCAGTTAAGGAAGTATTCGTAAAGCTATACAACAAAGGTTTGATCTACCGTGGCGAATACATTATCAACTGGGATCCAGCAACTAAAACAGCTCTTTCAGATATTGAAGTAATTCACAAAGATGTACAGGGTGCATTCTATCATATGCATTACCCACTTGCAGATGGTACTGGTTCTATCGATGTTGCAACCACAAGACCAGAAACAATGCTGGGTGATACGGCAGTTGCAGTACATCCAGAGGATGATCGTTACAAGCATTTAATCGGAAAAACAGTAAAGCTTCCGATTATTGGTCGAGAAATCCCGATTGTTGGTGATGATTACGTAGATATGGAATTTGGAAGTGGAGCAGTTAAAATTACACCGGCACATGACCCAAATGACTTTGAAATTGGAAACCGTCATAACCTGCAACGTATTCTAGTGATGAATGAAGACGGAACGATGAATAAAAACGCTGCATCCTATGATGGCATGGATCGTTTTGAATGCCGTAAACAAATCGTAAAAGATTTACAAGATGCAGGTATTCTATTTAAAATTGAAGAGCATATGCATTCTGTAGGGCATTCTGAACGTAGTGGAGCAGTGGTAGAGCCATATTTGTCTTTACAATGGTTCGTAAAAATGAAGCCACTTGCGGAAGAAACGATAAAACTTCAAGCTACAGAAGAAAAAGTAAACTTTGTTCCAGATCGTTTTGAAAAACAATATTTACACTGGATGGAAAACATTCATGACTGGTGTATTTCTCGCCAATTATGGTGGGGGCACCGTATTCCTGCATGGTATCACAAAGAAACTGGTGAAGTATATGTTGGCCATGAAGCTCCTGCAGATGCGGAAAATTGGAATCAGGATAACGATGTTTTAGATACTTGGTTCTCCTCTGCACTATGGCCGTTTTCAACACTAGGCTGGCCAGATGCAGAAAACGAAGAGTTTAAAAAATATTATCCAACAAATACACTTGCAACTGGATATGATATTTTAACTTTCTGGGTATCTCGCATGATTTTCCAAGGTATTGAGTTTACTGGTACACGTCCATTTAATGATGTATTAATTCACGGTCTTGTTCGTGCAGAAGATGGAAGTAAAATGTCTAAATCTCTTGGAAACGGGATTGACCCAATGGTTGTAATCGACCAATATGGTGCAGATTCCCTTCGTTACTTCTTGAGTACTGGATCATCTCCTGGGCAGGATTTACGCTACTCTACAGAAAAAGTAGAAGCTGTATGGAACTTTGCCAACAAAATTTGGAATGCATCTCGTTTTGCATTAATGAACATGGATGGCTTGAAATTTGAAGAGATCAATTTAGATGGTAAAAAATCTGTTGCGGATGCCTGGATTCTTACGCGTTTAAATGAAACGATTGAGCAAGTAACAAGACTTTCTGAACGCTATGAATTCGGTGAAGTTGGTCGTGCCCTTTATAACTTCATTTGGGATGATTTCTGTGACTGGTATATCGAAATGGCGAAACTTCCGCTTAACGGGGAAGATGAAGCAGCGAAAAATATGACACGTTCTGTGCTAGCTTATGTTTTAGACAATACTATGCGTCTATTACATCCATTTATGCCATTTATCACTGAAGAAATTTGGCAAAACCTTCCGCATGAAGGAGAGTCAATTACAGTGGCTGCTTGGCCGACTGTTAACGAATCCCTTTCCAATAAAGAAGAAGCGGACAATATGAAATTACTTTCTGAAATTATCCGTTCCGTACGTAATATTCGTTCGGAAGTACAAACGCCAATGAGCAAGAAAGTTCCATTATACGTTTCGGCGAAGGATGCGAATACATTAGCAGTATTAGAAGCAAATGCTAAGTATCTAGAGCGTTTCTGTAATCCAGAACCACTTGTAATTGGTTTAGATTTAGATGCACCTAGTCAATCAATGTCGGCAGTAGTTACTGGAGCGGTTTTATATCTACCACTACAAGGACTAATTGATATAGAAGCCGAGAAAGCTCGTTTAACGAAAGAGCTAGAAAAATGGGCTAAGGAAGTAAAACTAGTTCAAGGAAAACTATCCAATGAGCGCTTCGTTTCTAAAGCACCAGAGGCAGTAGTTGCAGAAGAACGTGCAAAAGAGGCTGACTATCTAGAAAAACACGCATCTGTATTGAAGCGTATGGAAGAATTGAATAATCTATAA
- a CDS encoding ATP-grasp domain-containing protein: MKGLLIYEKAEIERNQSFIDRLINAASVHEHTLTVVDDQDPIPEADFIVFRTRNPQLSKELEQRNIPMFNRAEVNVVANDKLKAIQLVQLLGIATVPTKKITTVSDINEYPIVLKTIDGHGGKQVELVHTEKEATSFLNTCSENTIIAQQYIETNATDVRVFMLGKEVLGAVKRTGPKDSFKSNFTLGGTVEKYTLDSQQIAAVEKIAKALKSDYIGIDFLLLPDGSWLFNEIEDPVGARSYFETTKKDIAKPIMEYIHNKLTKKESDEI, translated from the coding sequence ATGAAAGGGTTACTCATATATGAAAAAGCGGAGATAGAGCGCAATCAAAGCTTTATTGACCGATTAATAAATGCTGCAAGTGTTCACGAACATACATTAACTGTAGTAGATGATCAGGATCCGATTCCAGAAGCGGATTTTATAGTGTTCCGCACAAGAAATCCGCAATTATCAAAGGAATTAGAACAAAGAAATATACCAATGTTCAATCGCGCAGAAGTGAATGTCGTTGCCAATGACAAATTAAAGGCAATACAGCTTGTACAGCTTCTCGGTATTGCAACAGTTCCAACTAAAAAAATAACAACAGTTTCTGATATAAACGAATATCCTATCGTATTAAAAACAATTGACGGTCATGGCGGAAAACAAGTCGAATTAGTTCACACGGAAAAAGAAGCAACTTCATTTTTGAATACATGTTCTGAAAATACGATTATCGCTCAACAGTATATCGAAACAAATGCTACTGATGTTCGTGTATTCATGCTCGGTAAGGAAGTACTGGGAGCTGTAAAAAGAACTGGGCCAAAAGATAGCTTTAAGTCCAACTTCACTTTAGGTGGAACAGTTGAAAAATACACGCTAGACTCACAGCAAATTGCAGCTGTAGAGAAAATAGCTAAAGCACTTAAAAGTGATTATATTGGCATCGATTTTCTCCTCTTACCTGATGGGAGCTGGCTTTTCAATGAAATAGAAGATCCCGTTGGAGCAAGATCATATTTTGAAACGACTAAGAAGGATATCGCAAAGCCTATTATGGAATACATTCATAATAAACTCACCAAAAAAGAGAGCGACGAGATTTAA